A window of Oryctolagus cuniculus chromosome 2, mOryCun1.1, whole genome shotgun sequence genomic DNA:
CCTTCAGCTCAGAGACAGCActgggggcccaggggcaggcGCCCAGGTCACAGCCTCTGCCAACCACACCTCAGGAAGTGAGCATCAGCAAAGGGTAGGACACAGACTCTGTCCCAACACTGCCCTGCGCTCTCCTAGCACAGACGTCCCTGCCTGATGGGAACCTgggagctgcacacacacacaggagcctaAGACACCACCTGCCTGAAGCACCTGCTCTTCTCCCCCAGGAGGAAGACTGGGGCCGAGGGCGATGCTGCAGAACAAGCTGCGGGAGGCCCCGTCACTCCCGGGTCATCTACTGGAACTTctgctggaaccagtgctcatccTCCTGCTGGGCTGGCTGTGTCTGGTGCTGCTGTTCCTGCTGGCCCTCGTGCTGACTTGTCTTCTGGGATGCATTCTTGGATTGGTGGGCGTGGCTCATCTTGTTTTGACTTGTGATGGGGGTGGGCCTTTTGCTCTGCTTTGCCTCCATGGAGAACTCTTAATGGGTGTCTTTGGATGGCTCTGCCTGGGATGGCTGCTTCTCCTTGACTGACACCGTGGGGGTGGGCTTAAGTCCCTGCACAGACGTCTTGGAAGCCAGAGTGGAGCTCAGCAGCGTGAGACTGGATTCTGGATACTTGGTACCACACACCCTGGTATTCAAGATGGCCTTGGAGTCCTCACAGATGCGGTTCAAGTGGCGCAGGTGCCAGCCAATTTGTCTCCAGTAGACCTTGTCGTTGTTCAGGCAGTGCAGGCACGCCGTGGGGTTGCCCGCAAAGACACAGGAGAACTCGTGGTGCAGTCGAACACAATGGGCCTGCAGATGGacttcttcctcctgcctggtCACGGTCACATTGCATTTGGCCTGGTCTCTGCTCACAAAGCTGCCAGTGACAATGACCTGGGTTGGCGGGCTTGTGGACACTATCACGGGCTTCTCCAGAGGAACCCACCCATCCTGCTCCACCTCCAAATTCACGTCATCCTGTTCTCCACTTTGGGCCTCTGTCAGGAGcccctgagcagccagcaggaggagggagagcagggtgAGAGTGCGGGTCCACATGGTTCAGCTGGGCGGGCACCTGTTGGACAAAAGGCAGGGTCAGTGGTGCAGGTCAGTGGTGCAGGGTCAGGGTGCCGGGTCCATGGTGCAGAGGTTAGTGCTGCAGGTCAGGCACAGGACAGAGTGCAGGGTCGGTGGTTCAGGGTCAGAGGTGCTGGTTTCCATTGTGTAGGGTCAGGGACAAGTGCAAGTGATACAGGGTGGCCTCTCCCCTCCTGCCACAGTCCTGCCTACTTAAGGAGGAGACAAGCATCCTCTGGCTCTGGGATGCCAGGGCAAGCAGCCCAACCCCTCCCACGTGCACCTGAGCTGAGGCTGCAGTGACCCAGGCTGCCAGTCCTCACCTGCTCTCGGCACTCACTGAGCCTTGTGAGCACTCAGTCCCTCCTCCCCTCACTCACCCACTTGGCCCTTTAGCAGGCACTCACTCAGCAagcacttactgagcacctactgcatgCCATGCACTAGTGAGGATTTCCACACACTGAGGTGAATGAGAAAGCCTTGGGTCTTTAAGAATATGAGACTGATCCCTGGGAACTGTAAATAGCACTGACCAGGGAGTCTGTCCCATCTGTGTCCTCAATCTCTTCAAGGAAAAGTCATTtcctcctctgagcctcagttcctgCACCTGGCACTCAAGGTCTGCATGAATTCATCACCAACTCCTCCCGCTGCCCCACGCTTGGTCTCTATCTCATTGTTGCACAGACACCCAGGACCCAAGATgcaaagggggcagggagagtcctGAAGGTGCCAGGAGGTGACCCAAACACTGAACCCCATGGAGGCTGAcacaggggctgggtggggtgggagtggggtggagcTGTCTGGGAGGAGTAATAGCTCAGGGAAGGTATGAAGAGGGGAGCTCGTCTGACCCCAGTGGGAAAGAGAAGCCGGGAGGGGAGCGGCGAGTTTCAGACAGTGTTTGAGTGCAGGTGACAAATCGCACCTGACTGGGTTCTGGGCCCTGCGTGCTAAGCATACACATGTTCTTTACCGATCCATGACAAAAGTTACTGAATTCATAGCAAGGCTGTCAGTGCCAACAGAATCCATACACAAATGCATGTCCCTTCCCTACTTCACATCGTAACTAACCAGAACCAACTACCAGGCTGGTGACTCCTCCCTTACTAGTCCTGGACTTCAACTGTTCTCCTAAGAACTTCATGACCATTGTCCCCCCTGTCCTCCACAACTGCCCTTTTTCCCTTAAAAATCATCCTGCAGGCTTGCACAGGGGAACAGCTTATTCTGGACCAaggcacctgcttcctcccaggccacTCTGTCACACCTTTTCTCGTTGCTAGGTCCCCTCTCTTCCCAGTGTGGAGCAAGGGGTCTACTTCCTTCCCAGGATCACCAGATACTGCACAGATTTCATCAATCAGTCCACACTGGCCAGAAGAAGAGAAGTCCATTTTTATCAGAAACAGACGACACGCTGAGCACTGGTCTAGTGTTCCAGTCTCACCTGGTTTAATCCACACAAGAACCCTGCCAGCCAGGCTGATTACAGGAACAGCCCCAAGGAAGAGCCCGACCGTGATGCCCCGCCAGGTAAGTAGCTGTGCTGGTCGTGGAGTGGAGCAACAGAGCCCCGCAGGGAGCCACCGCATCTCCCTGTCCTTTCTTGCCACCTCTTGTAGATCCGCCTACACTGCACCTATTGCCTAACCTTCAGACAATGCTTCAAAAAGATGACAACTATGAACCACGTGGGATTTAGCACTGATAAGATGATTCACGTAAGCTGACATCTTTTCCCAAAAAGAAAGAATTGTGGGGCTCATGCAGTGGCGCAATgtgttaatcctccacttgtggcgccagcatcccatatgtctccggttctagtcccggctgctcctcttccaatccagctctctgctgtggcctgggaaaacagtagaagatggtccaagtgcttgcgtccctgtgcccacatgggagaccaggaaggaacctggctcctggcttcgcatcagcgcagttCCCGCCCttgaaccatttggggagtgaaccaatagaagacccttctctctgtctctctcactgtctgtaactctacttatcaaataaataaacaatttttaaaaaaaaaatgacattagtTTATAGAGGGAGCAGGCCTAGAAAATGGCCCTGTCCCCATTTCCACCTGAGTTTGGGCCACCTCCAGGGAATGGGAGTGGGCCAGAGCCACGGAGGGTGGATGTTAGACCTAATACACCAGCTGACGGCTCAGTCATgtcccacagcctcctcctcctaCCACACTGGGGTCCTCAATCTGGGAAGTGGGGCAGGAAATGAagctctggagagagagagagagagcgagagagagagagcaagcgaggcTCTTACCAGTCCTGCGTCTGCAGATCCAGCGCAATCCCCGAAGCCAGGCGAGGTGCAGGTTGCAGCTGTCTCAGGGGTGGTGCAGGGCAGGGTCTGCTATttgtacaggagcccaagcccacAGGGGTTACAGCTCACATACCTGAGGAGCTGAGCTCACACTGCCCCCGGGCCATGTCCCTTCTCCTTAGGAACCAGGCAGGTCCTGCAGGAAAGTGCTTGGGGGCATACTATCCACTGTTCCCTGAAATGAGCTTCACATTGATTAACACACATGTTGCTAATTGAATGGCTTTTGAATCCCTATGAGCACGCCACCTTCTACTTCTAAACTCTGCACATTCTCCCACCATTGTACTTTCTCAGCTCTGGGGTCCTTGGTGGACACTGATTAGAAAATTTTGAGATAACAACACTGCCACTGTAAATGACAAAGTCATTGAATCCACTGAGGGATGGGAAGAGGGCACAGGGTTGACACTGCAGGTTGAGGACCTGGCAGAGCCCAGCACTGACACTGACAGTTCACGAGGGTCTCTGGGTGTGACACTGGGAGGAACGGAGGATCTGACTCCAGCCAACAGCGCTCAGCTTTGCTGGGAAGCAGGCCCCCCTCTTTCACCTTCACAGGGACTAAAACTTCTTTCAGGTTCTCTCTGAAGAAATCATTTGTCTgatttctcaaaagaaggcaTAGACATGGCTTCCAAGTATATAAGGAAATgctcaccatcaccatctccaGGGAAGAGCAAACAAAGCCACAGTCAGTTCTCATCCCACCCCAGTCAGAATAATGATTATCACAAAGACCCAGAGTCACAGCTGTGGCAGGGTCGCAGTGGAAGGAGGACTtcacacactgctggtggaaatgtaaactagcatGGCCACTATGGAGAGCAGCATGGAGGCTGTTCAGATCCTGAAGACAGATCTACCCAGATCCAGCAACCCCACCCCTGGGTGTGTGCACAGCACAGGACGTGAGCTGGGGAAGAGATGTGAGTGCAGCACTCACTGCTCAGCATAGACCAGGTGTCCTGCAGTGGATGAACGGGGAGAGGAAATCTGATGTGTTCACAGGGACATAGACCTAGACATAGAGTGAAGCATGACCagggcaaaaataaataatgagaaacTGTCATTGGTGGAATGTGGGTGGA
This region includes:
- the LOC138848693 gene encoding fibroblast growth factor-binding protein 1-like produces the protein MWTRTLTLLSLLLLAAQGLLTEAQSGEQDDVNLEVEQDGWVPLEKPVIVSTSPPTQVIVTGSFVSRDQAKCNVTVTRQEEEVHLQAHCVRLHHEFSCVFAGNPTACLHCLNNDKVYWRQIGWHLRHLNRICEDSKAILNTRVCGTKYPESSLTLLSSTLASKTSVQGLKPTPTVSVKEKQPSQAEPSKDTH